One Thermococcus kodakarensis KOD1 genomic window carries:
- a CDS encoding metal ABC transporter ATP-binding protein, translating into MKAVEAENLTILYSGQPALSDVTFTLEEGKTLLLLGPNGAGKTTLLKTIACFHREYTGELRVFERPPCEARELIGYVPQSQSLNERVPLTALEVVAMGGVYRKGFVHFRIPGEVIEKAEKVLEFVGLGGIGDRLFRELSGGQKQRVLLARALMSDPRLLLLDEPLSALDPSARAEVANVLDKIKREKGVTMIITTHDINPLLEIGDLVMLINRRLIAFGRPEEVLTDEVIKSVYGPMAKVIPVGGKVYCITGDFHIHRGGEKI; encoded by the coding sequence ATGAAAGCGGTTGAAGCCGAGAATTTAACGATCTTATACAGCGGGCAGCCAGCCCTGAGCGATGTAACGTTCACCCTGGAGGAAGGAAAAACACTGCTCCTCCTCGGGCCAAACGGTGCGGGGAAGACGACCCTACTGAAGACTATAGCATGCTTTCACAGAGAGTACACTGGGGAGCTCAGAGTATTTGAGAGACCACCCTGCGAGGCGAGAGAGCTTATAGGCTATGTTCCCCAAAGCCAGAGTCTAAACGAGAGAGTTCCCCTAACGGCGCTTGAAGTCGTTGCCATGGGCGGTGTTTACAGGAAGGGCTTCGTCCACTTCAGGATACCCGGAGAGGTAATAGAAAAAGCCGAAAAAGTCCTGGAGTTCGTCGGTCTCGGGGGAATTGGGGACAGGCTCTTCCGCGAGCTCTCCGGCGGGCAGAAGCAGAGGGTTCTCCTCGCGAGAGCACTGATGAGCGATCCAAGGCTGCTCCTACTTGACGAGCCGCTTTCGGCACTCGACCCAAGCGCGAGGGCAGAGGTTGCCAACGTTCTGGATAAGATAAAGCGGGAAAAGGGAGTGACGATGATAATCACGACACACGACATCAACCCGCTCCTCGAGATAGGGGATCTCGTGATGCTCATAAACAGGAGGCTGATAGCCTTCGGCAGGCCTGAGGAAGTGCTCACTGACGAAGTTATAAAGTCTGTCTACGGCCCGATGGCAAAGGTGATCCCGGTCGGCGGAAAAGTCTACTGCATAACCGGGGACTTCCACATCCACCGCGGGGGTGAGAAAATATGA
- a CDS encoding serine protein kinase RIO, with translation MREEFLDREIEEMLGLRERREKDSELYKIANEVFDRTTKETLAYLHRRGKIETLYGVISTGKEANVFAGIDSEGKRIAVKIYRTYTTEFRRIWEYLAADPRIGYLPKDMRKLVFVWTRREFKNLQRAIKYAVRVPEPVIFRNNVLVMEFVGDETPAPRLKDVEKELSKEDFEGLYDFTMGVIERLWKRGDMVHGDLSEYNILLHDGPVVIDWSQATVRRNRMSLELLRRDITNVSNYFRKKGVDVEDPEGKFRELVEG, from the coding sequence ATGAGGGAAGAGTTCCTTGACAGGGAAATCGAGGAGATGCTCGGCCTCAGGGAGAGAAGAGAGAAGGACAGCGAGCTCTACAAGATAGCCAACGAGGTCTTCGACAGAACGACGAAGGAAACGCTTGCCTATCTCCACAGGAGGGGGAAGATAGAGACCCTCTACGGTGTCATCAGCACGGGGAAAGAGGCCAACGTCTTCGCGGGAATTGATAGCGAGGGCAAAAGGATAGCGGTCAAGATATACAGGACTTACACCACCGAGTTCAGGCGGATATGGGAGTACTTGGCAGCTGATCCAAGGATCGGATACCTTCCTAAGGACATGAGGAAGCTCGTCTTCGTGTGGACGAGGAGGGAGTTCAAGAACCTCCAGAGGGCGATAAAATATGCCGTCAGGGTTCCAGAGCCAGTAATCTTTAGAAACAACGTCCTCGTCATGGAGTTCGTCGGCGATGAAACCCCAGCTCCACGCCTCAAGGACGTTGAGAAAGAGTTGAGTAAGGAGGACTTCGAGGGGCTTTACGACTTCACGATGGGGGTTATAGAGCGCCTCTGGAAGCGCGGTGACATGGTTCACGGCGACTTGAGCGAGTACAACATACTCCTCCACGACGGGCCGGTCGTGATAGACTGGTCGCAGGCGACTGTGAGGAGAAACAGAATGAGCCTTGAACTCCTGAGGAGGGACATAACCAACGTCTCCAACTACTTCAGGAAGAAGGGCGTTGATGTTGAGGATCCAGAGGGGAAGTTCCGCGAGCTCGTTGAGGGGTGA
- a CDS encoding metal ABC transporter permease has protein sequence MIPEFLIRALLASIMVSVLLGLLSPIINTKGLAFLTHALFHALLFGAVLGMILALLLNNYGLVILTALVVTTLLVILIAQLEKIGFTSDSAVGIVSSFVAGLTVLGFGVLYKVMATRPYFPLTQNIVSYLTGDIFLVTLDDLTVLIVGGAVVFFVLLLLYRDFLYISFDMEGVESYGGNARAYLTILYVLVGVIGALIVQTVGLITLQVVAILPGAIALMVSSDFRKVLGISLLLTLTVQLTSVVLAYFTAIPPSGIATIMLGIVYGALLFRR, from the coding sequence ATGATTCCAGAGTTTCTAATCAGGGCTCTCCTCGCGAGCATAATGGTCAGCGTCCTTCTCGGACTTCTAAGCCCGATAATCAACACGAAGGGGCTTGCTTTCCTTACCCACGCCCTCTTCCACGCTCTCCTGTTCGGTGCAGTCCTGGGAATGATACTGGCACTTCTTCTTAATAACTACGGCCTCGTCATTCTCACGGCCTTAGTAGTGACAACGCTCCTGGTCATCCTCATAGCCCAGCTGGAGAAGATAGGGTTCACTTCTGACTCCGCTGTCGGTATAGTTTCCAGCTTCGTCGCTGGGCTCACCGTTCTCGGCTTCGGTGTCCTCTACAAGGTCATGGCTACGAGACCCTACTTCCCGCTGACCCAGAACATAGTCTCGTATCTAACCGGCGATATATTCCTCGTCACACTGGACGACCTGACGGTTCTTATCGTCGGTGGGGCGGTTGTGTTCTTCGTTCTGCTGCTCCTCTACCGCGACTTCCTGTACATCAGCTTTGATATGGAAGGCGTTGAGAGCTACGGAGGCAACGCGAGGGCGTATCTCACGATCCTTTACGTGCTCGTTGGAGTAATCGGTGCTCTTATAGTCCAGACCGTCGGTCTGATAACTCTCCAAGTAGTTGCGATCCTTCCTGGTGCGATAGCGCTGATGGTAAGTTCTGACTTCAGGAAGGTTCTCGGAATAAGTCTACTCCTAACTCTGACCGTCCAGCTTACCTCAGTGGTTCTTGCCTACTTCACCGCCATACCCCCAAGTGGTATAGCCACGATAATGCTGGGCATTGTCTATGGTGCACTCTTATTTAGGAGGTGA
- the rnhB gene encoding ribonuclease HII, which yields MKIAGIDEAGRGPVIGPMVIAAVVVDENSLPKLEELKVRDSKKLTPKRREKLFNEILGVLDDYVILELPPDVIGSREGTLNEFEVENFAKALNSLKVKPDVIYADAADVDEERFARELGERLNFEAEVVAKHKADDIFPVVSAASILAKVTRDRAVEKLKEEYGEIGSGYPSDPRTRAFLENYYREHGEFPPIVRKGWKTLKKIAEKVESEKKAEERQATLDRYFRKV from the coding sequence ATGAAGATAGCGGGCATTGACGAGGCCGGGAGGGGGCCAGTTATCGGACCAATGGTGATAGCGGCGGTTGTGGTGGATGAGAATAGCCTCCCAAAGCTCGAAGAACTGAAGGTCAGGGACTCTAAAAAACTGACACCAAAGAGACGGGAGAAGCTTTTCAATGAAATACTCGGAGTTTTAGATGATTATGTAATTCTTGAATTGCCTCCCGATGTCATTGGTTCCAGGGAGGGCACGCTCAACGAGTTCGAGGTTGAGAACTTCGCGAAGGCCCTGAACTCGCTCAAGGTAAAGCCCGATGTAATCTACGCTGACGCGGCTGACGTTGACGAGGAACGCTTTGCGAGAGAGCTTGGGGAGAGGCTGAACTTCGAGGCTGAAGTCGTTGCGAAGCACAAGGCCGACGACATCTTTCCCGTCGTCTCAGCTGCTTCAATCCTCGCCAAGGTTACAAGGGACAGGGCGGTTGAAAAGCTCAAAGAAGAGTACGGGGAGATAGGCTCTGGCTACCCAAGCGACCCAAGAACGAGGGCTTTTCTTGAGAACTATTATCGGGAGCACGGTGAGTTTCCGCCGATAGTTAGGAAGGGCTGGAAGACGCTGAAGAAGATAGCAGAAAAAGTTGAGAGCGAGAAAAAGGCCGAAGAAAGGCAGGCTACTCTTGACCGCTACTTTCGGAAGGTCTGA
- a CDS encoding methyltransferase domain-containing protein produces the protein MLEGITEEKIREAEELIKRGYSEKKLRARLGKDWELIAEIARARIRAKDKFSRSDLWMDMEGLRYATHEVVAKYRAERLKEFGVESIADVSCGIGIQLIFYAMKVERAYGIDIDPLKIEFARRNAEKYGVSNIEFINADSLSPETVERVDAEVVFSDPARPPEAPERDLEGLLPSPLKIYEAYKKKTRAFIFDLPPQMKREKVPWKGEFEYIDLFGALNRLTFYTEPLARAERSAVILPAGARLESDPSLEDIVEWADRPGDYLYEIPQSIDYADLINELFHRLPVEARMLLREKRRVLATGDEPIKSPYLKRTYSVVGVLPFHPVRINDFLRKEGFGRATLRISVPESEYWRIRKKIEENLRGERRAFVFKVGEKAVIAEEL, from the coding sequence ATGCTCGAGGGAATCACAGAGGAGAAGATCAGAGAGGCAGAAGAGCTTATAAAGAGGGGCTATAGCGAGAAAAAGCTCCGCGCCAGGCTTGGTAAGGACTGGGAGCTGATAGCGGAGATAGCCAGGGCCAGAATCAGGGCTAAGGACAAGTTCTCAAGGAGCGACCTCTGGATGGACATGGAAGGACTGCGCTACGCCACCCACGAGGTCGTCGCCAAATACCGCGCCGAGAGGCTGAAGGAATTTGGTGTGGAGAGCATAGCCGACGTTTCTTGTGGTATTGGAATCCAGCTCATCTTCTACGCCATGAAAGTTGAGAGGGCCTATGGAATAGACATTGACCCTCTTAAGATAGAGTTCGCCAGAAGGAACGCCGAGAAGTACGGTGTCTCGAACATCGAGTTCATAAACGCCGATTCTCTCTCACCAGAAACCGTTGAGAGAGTGGATGCGGAGGTAGTATTCTCCGATCCTGCTAGACCTCCTGAGGCCCCCGAGAGAGACCTTGAGGGACTTCTCCCAAGCCCCCTAAAGATCTACGAGGCCTACAAAAAGAAGACCCGGGCATTTATCTTCGACCTTCCGCCGCAGATGAAGCGGGAGAAAGTCCCATGGAAGGGAGAGTTTGAATACATAGACCTCTTTGGGGCGCTGAACAGGTTGACCTTTTACACGGAACCCCTCGCGAGGGCTGAGAGGAGCGCGGTCATTCTTCCAGCGGGGGCACGTCTTGAAAGCGACCCTTCCCTTGAAGACATCGTTGAGTGGGCGGATAGGCCGGGCGATTACCTCTACGAGATACCACAGAGCATCGATTATGCGGATTTAATAAACGAGCTCTTCCACAGGCTTCCAGTCGAGGCCAGAATGCTGCTCAGGGAAAAGAGGAGAGTCCTAGCTACCGGAGACGAGCCGATTAAAAGCCCATACCTCAAGAGGACTTACAGCGTCGTTGGGGTTCTCCCATTCCATCCAGTTAGGATAAACGACTTCCTCAGAAAGGAGGGCTTTGGAAGGGCAACGCTGAGGATAAGCGTCCCCGAAAGCGAGTACTGGAGGATCAGGAAGAAAATCGAGGAGAACCTAAGGGGTGAGAGAAGGGCCTTCGTCTTCAAGGTGGGAGAAAAGGCGGTAATAGCTGAAGAACTATAA
- a CDS encoding dolichyl-phosphate-mannose--protein mannosyltransferase translates to MEREKIIRAVFVAVVALTMIGTIWYSYSFASRPDLNDYIGDEVWYVPASRNILHRLGVDVFYIHNGSYGVNVVFSNTSAKIKNLAMTDWVAGINDARYRMEYREFPGVYYEIPAENYEDFLQRLKSDLPDGSYDVIPGFRYPDKENIQNYLNTEHPFMGKDIIMLSMLLLGDRPIAWRIPGIIAFALIELAVVLATYRISKSYLASLIALLFVAADPTLQATAVTAMLDIHVAFFVALFVLAIVYERKLSSAVLLGLAGATKLSGAFGWPVLLWKSLKSENSFVRFFSAVVVIPGIAFLVPELPAIKAMGFERWLNEFLGSFKWHLSYKGANPNTSPFWEWFINYRPFPFHFNPNVFASTDPVLLMGMVVMILALPWVYRKKPGVSEPFFIFWSTVGLFALQYFLGGKTQFSFYATVLVPPAAVSMGVFLNEVIRWEAFRESLALYKIKVLAAASFAWKKLRPSESSGQE, encoded by the coding sequence ATGGAGCGGGAAAAAATAATCAGGGCGGTGTTTGTTGCGGTTGTTGCCCTTACCATGATCGGAACAATCTGGTATTCGTACAGTTTTGCATCGCGTCCGGACCTGAACGATTACATAGGAGACGAGGTCTGGTACGTTCCAGCGAGCAGAAACATCCTCCACAGGCTCGGCGTTGACGTCTTCTACATCCACAACGGCTCGTATGGCGTGAACGTTGTATTTTCAAACACGAGTGCAAAGATAAAAAATCTCGCCATGACGGATTGGGTTGCAGGGATCAACGATGCCAGATACAGGATGGAGTACAGGGAGTTTCCTGGAGTCTATTATGAGATACCTGCCGAGAACTACGAAGATTTTCTCCAGAGATTAAAATCAGACCTGCCAGATGGAAGCTACGATGTAATCCCCGGGTTCAGGTATCCTGACAAGGAGAACATACAGAACTACCTCAACACGGAGCACCCGTTCATGGGGAAGGACATCATAATGCTCTCCATGCTTCTCCTCGGGGACAGACCAATTGCCTGGAGAATCCCGGGAATAATAGCGTTTGCCCTCATTGAGCTGGCCGTTGTTCTTGCAACGTACAGAATAAGCAAAAGCTATCTTGCGTCCCTTATAGCACTTCTCTTCGTCGCGGCGGATCCAACGCTCCAGGCAACGGCTGTAACTGCGATGCTCGACATCCACGTGGCGTTCTTCGTTGCCCTCTTCGTCCTTGCCATCGTTTATGAAAGGAAACTCTCCTCCGCGGTGTTGCTGGGTCTAGCTGGAGCTACAAAGCTCAGCGGAGCCTTTGGATGGCCGGTACTTTTGTGGAAGTCTCTTAAGAGCGAGAACTCCTTTGTCAGGTTCTTTTCAGCGGTTGTTGTAATCCCGGGAATTGCGTTTTTAGTACCCGAACTTCCTGCAATAAAGGCGATGGGGTTCGAGAGGTGGCTCAACGAGTTCCTTGGGAGCTTTAAGTGGCACCTCAGCTACAAAGGTGCGAACCCAAACACATCTCCCTTCTGGGAGTGGTTCATAAACTACCGTCCGTTCCCGTTCCACTTTAACCCAAACGTCTTCGCGTCAACTGACCCCGTGCTCCTTATGGGAATGGTCGTTATGATACTGGCCCTGCCGTGGGTCTACAGGAAAAAGCCAGGAGTTAGCGAGCCCTTCTTTATTTTCTGGAGCACGGTTGGACTCTTCGCCCTCCAATACTTTCTCGGGGGAAAAACTCAGTTCAGCTTCTACGCCACGGTACTCGTTCCCCCGGCGGCTGTCTCAATGGGAGTCTTCCTGAATGAGGTAATAAGATGGGAGGCCTTCAGGGAGTCCCTAGCACTCTACAAGATAAAAGTCCTCGCGGCTGCCAGTTTTGCATGGAAAAAGCTCAGACCTTCCGAAAGTAGCGGTCAAGAGTAG
- a CDS encoding DNA topoisomerase IV subunit A: protein MPKRKIQRERPKEKFSYDPRKVLKMLDEHARRILEDIKAGKNPHFDIPMRGLSNVYFDEKSRLIKMGDKLSRRYFLNVAHARKFMQTLLIMAYVKRLVSEGKHASLREAYYANKHTIPGTRENTFEDQSESDPIIEDLERMFGVLREEMHITADRRGYIYGDIVIRDGEDEFNASRLGSGGWAVPGTVEHIQFPEINVDYALVVETAAMADRLIEEKFPKRENALIIATQGQASRGVRRLIHRLHYEEGLPIIVFTDGDPYGWYIYSTIKQGSINLAYLSDKLATPESKFVGMTMDDIKKYGLENVTEKLKGIPPNKKGGPTGDYKRILEEMNYPWFQNKEWQRQLQLALKWGVRIEQQALANKSLEFVAKEYLPEKINNGDLLP, encoded by the coding sequence ATGCCTAAGCGCAAAATCCAGAGGGAGAGGCCCAAGGAGAAGTTCTCCTACGACCCCAGGAAAGTCCTGAAGATGCTCGACGAGCACGCAAGGAGGATCCTTGAGGACATCAAAGCCGGCAAAAACCCCCACTTCGACATCCCGATGCGCGGGCTGAGCAACGTATACTTTGATGAAAAGTCGAGGCTCATCAAGATGGGCGACAAGCTCTCGAGGCGCTACTTCCTCAACGTTGCCCATGCGAGAAAGTTCATGCAGACGCTCCTCATAATGGCCTACGTGAAGAGGCTCGTGAGCGAGGGCAAGCACGCGAGCCTTCGTGAAGCCTACTACGCCAACAAGCACACCATTCCGGGAACGAGGGAGAACACCTTCGAAGACCAGAGCGAGAGCGACCCGATCATCGAAGACCTTGAGAGAATGTTCGGCGTTTTGAGAGAGGAGATGCACATAACCGCCGATAGGCGCGGTTACATCTACGGCGACATCGTCATCCGCGATGGGGAAGACGAGTTCAACGCGAGCAGGCTCGGAAGCGGTGGATGGGCCGTTCCAGGAACGGTGGAGCACATCCAGTTCCCGGAGATAAACGTTGACTACGCCTTAGTCGTCGAGACAGCGGCTATGGCCGACCGTCTCATCGAGGAAAAGTTCCCGAAGAGGGAGAACGCCCTCATCATAGCCACCCAGGGACAGGCCTCGCGTGGGGTTAGGCGTTTGATCCACAGGCTCCACTACGAGGAAGGGTTGCCCATCATTGTCTTCACCGATGGCGACCCCTACGGTTGGTACATATACTCGACCATAAAGCAGGGTTCGATCAACCTCGCCTACCTCAGCGACAAGCTGGCAACTCCTGAATCGAAGTTCGTGGGCATGACCATGGACGACATCAAGAAGTACGGCCTTGAGAACGTCACCGAGAAGCTCAAGGGCATTCCACCGAACAAGAAGGGCGGCCCAACGGGAGACTACAAGAGAATCCTCGAGGAGATGAACTACCCCTGGTTCCAGAACAAGGAGTGGCAGAGACAGCTCCAGCTCGCCCTCAAGTGGGGAGTGAGGATTGAACAGCAGGCTTTAGCCAACAAGTCCCTCGAGTTCGTCGCGAAGGAGTATCTCCCAGAAAAGATAAACAACGGTGATCTCCTGCCATGA
- a CDS encoding PCNA-inhibitor, which translates to MDRKLDEFIGDATPKKVSKEKPVRRKKRLKPTSLDSFLPEEHINYFRDLRIGSKKIRNAKIEEL; encoded by the coding sequence ATGGACAGGAAGCTCGACGAGTTCATCGGCGATGCAACTCCGAAAAAGGTTTCCAAAGAAAAGCCAGTTCGGAGGAAGAAGCGGCTTAAACCGACCAGCCTCGACTCGTTTCTGCCCGAGGAACACATAAACTACTTCAGAGACCTCAGAATAGGCTCAAAGAAGATAAGGAACGCGAAAATCGAGGAGTTATAG
- the top6B gene encoding DNA topoisomerase VI subunit B, producing MAEANQLFKEFKIQSVSEFFRRNAAMLGYTGKVRSLTTLVHEAVTNSLDACEEAGIPPYVRVEIEELGNEHYKVVVEDNGPGIPEKYITHVFGKMLAGTKAHRNIQSRGQQGIGISGAVMFAQITSGKATRVITSTGNDEIIEAWVKIDVDKNEGKIVKKEKHPNPKGWRGTRIELEVKNVKYMRSKQGVFWYLKLTAIANPHAHIELIEPDGKLIVFPRSSDYIPEPPVEMKPHPKGVLTDDVYRLAKKTRRNTVRRFLIGEFSRISDKKVDELIEYIAALRLIKTVEDKKLQEQYYQKLMEGHVKAVLRAFKGYTKVVKQVAKMMEKPPEKLTWHEAEEIVEAFKYMKFLAPPTHGLRPIGEENIEKGLKGILKPEFVTAVTRPPKVYSGGIPFQVEVGIAYGGEIPAGFDLYRYANRVPLLFDAGSCVTTQAARSIDWKRYKIDDLDRAPLVLMINVVSVHVPYTGTGKQSIASVDEIYNEIRLAIMDAARRLQTYLSGKHRKLAQVKRRKTFEKYVPEIARALSILTGEPEEKIREYFIRFIESKFASAEVEEVAAEEVAENA from the coding sequence ATGGCCGAGGCTAACCAGCTCTTCAAGGAGTTTAAGATTCAGAGCGTCAGCGAGTTCTTCAGGAGAAACGCCGCAATGCTCGGCTACACGGGCAAGGTCCGCTCGCTGACGACCCTTGTCCACGAGGCGGTAACCAACTCCCTCGACGCCTGTGAGGAAGCAGGAATCCCGCCCTACGTCAGGGTTGAAATAGAGGAGCTCGGGAACGAGCACTACAAGGTTGTAGTTGAAGACAACGGGCCTGGAATACCGGAGAAGTACATAACCCACGTCTTCGGAAAGATGCTCGCTGGAACTAAAGCCCACAGGAACATACAGAGCCGCGGTCAGCAGGGTATCGGTATAAGCGGTGCCGTCATGTTCGCCCAGATAACGAGTGGAAAGGCCACACGTGTCATCACTTCAACCGGAAACGACGAGATAATCGAGGCATGGGTTAAGATAGACGTTGACAAGAACGAGGGTAAAATCGTCAAGAAGGAGAAGCATCCAAACCCGAAGGGCTGGCGCGGGACGAGGATAGAGCTCGAAGTTAAGAACGTCAAGTACATGCGCTCCAAGCAGGGTGTCTTCTGGTACCTCAAGCTAACGGCTATAGCCAACCCCCACGCACACATCGAGCTTATTGAACCGGACGGAAAACTCATAGTCTTTCCGAGGTCGAGCGACTACATCCCGGAACCGCCGGTCGAGATGAAGCCTCACCCGAAGGGAGTCCTCACCGATGACGTTTACAGATTGGCCAAGAAGACGAGGAGGAACACCGTCAGGAGGTTCCTCATCGGCGAGTTCTCGAGGATAAGCGACAAGAAGGTTGATGAACTCATCGAGTACATCGCTGCCCTCAGGCTGATAAAGACCGTGGAGGACAAGAAGCTCCAGGAGCAGTACTACCAGAAGCTTATGGAGGGACACGTCAAGGCTGTTCTCAGGGCATTCAAGGGCTACACCAAGGTGGTCAAACAGGTCGCCAAAATGATGGAGAAGCCGCCCGAGAAGCTCACCTGGCACGAGGCTGAGGAGATAGTCGAGGCCTTCAAGTACATGAAGTTCTTGGCGCCCCCAACTCATGGCCTAAGGCCCATCGGGGAGGAGAACATCGAGAAGGGCCTTAAGGGAATACTCAAACCAGAGTTCGTGACTGCCGTTACCAGACCGCCAAAAGTCTACTCAGGTGGTATCCCGTTCCAGGTCGAGGTTGGAATAGCGTACGGCGGCGAGATTCCGGCTGGCTTCGACCTCTACCGCTACGCCAACAGGGTGCCGCTCCTATTCGATGCAGGTTCGTGTGTGACAACCCAGGCGGCCCGCTCTATAGACTGGAAGCGCTATAAAATAGACGACCTTGACAGGGCACCGCTCGTCCTCATGATAAACGTCGTTTCGGTCCACGTTCCTTACACTGGAACAGGAAAGCAGAGCATAGCGAGCGTTGACGAGATTTACAACGAGATACGTTTAGCAATAATGGACGCCGCGAGGAGGCTCCAGACCTACCTGAGCGGCAAGCACAGGAAGCTGGCCCAGGTAAAGAGAAGGAAGACCTTCGAGAAGTACGTCCCTGAGATAGCGAGGGCCTTAAGCATACTGACGGGAGAACCCGAGGAGAAGATTAGGGAGTACTTCATCAGGTTTATCGAGAGCAAGTTTGCAAGCGCGGAGGTTGAAGAGGTAGCAGCCGAGGAGGTGGCCGAGAATGCCTAA
- the eif1A gene encoding translation initiation factor eIF-1A, which translates to MAGKKKNDRHVEGDEVIRVPLPDRSKGQLFGVIEQALGAGWMDVRCEDGKVRRCRIPGKLKRRMWMRVGDVVIVQPWPVQSDERGDIVYRYTRTQVDWLLRKGKITQDFLSGGELLF; encoded by the coding sequence ATGGCTGGTAAAAAGAAGAACGACAGGCATGTTGAAGGTGATGAGGTAATTCGCGTTCCCCTTCCAGACAGGAGCAAGGGACAGCTCTTCGGAGTGATCGAGCAGGCCCTCGGAGCAGGATGGATGGACGTCCGCTGTGAGGACGGTAAGGTAAGGAGATGCAGGATCCCTGGCAAGCTCAAGAGGAGAATGTGGATGCGCGTTGGTGATGTGGTTATCGTCCAGCCCTGGCCGGTCCAGAGCGACGAGCGCGGGGACATCGTCTATCGCTACACGAGAACCCAGGTTGACTGGCTCCTGAGGAAGGGTAAGATAACCCAGGACTTCCTCAGCGGCGGCGAGCTCCTCTTCTGA
- a CDS encoding KH domain-containing protein, which yields MDEFERLLKKYERVDKDGRFEREEDEEEITFTALGEQEEFVKIPKERIAVLIGKKGQTKKEIERKTKTKIEVDSETGEVFITATEETDDPLAVWKARDVVMAIGRGFSPERAFRLFNEGETLEVVNLTDIVVGNEKNALPRVRGRIIGRKGRTREIIEEMSGADISVYGKTVAIIGNPIQVEVAKTAVEKLARGSPHGVVYRYLERRKKDLELEATTYYEALEGKLPEDLDEFEEEEE from the coding sequence ATGGACGAGTTTGAGAGGCTCCTTAAGAAGTATGAGCGCGTTGATAAGGACGGCAGGTTTGAGAGAGAAGAGGATGAAGAAGAGATCACTTTCACCGCTCTTGGTGAGCAGGAGGAGTTCGTTAAAATCCCGAAGGAGAGGATAGCGGTACTCATCGGGAAGAAAGGGCAGACGAAGAAGGAAATCGAGAGAAAAACCAAGACGAAGATAGAGGTGGACAGTGAGACGGGTGAGGTCTTCATAACAGCGACGGAAGAAACCGACGACCCGCTGGCGGTGTGGAAGGCGAGAGATGTGGTTATGGCCATCGGAAGGGGCTTCTCTCCCGAGAGGGCCTTCAGGCTCTTCAACGAGGGGGAGACCCTTGAGGTGGTGAACCTCACCGACATCGTTGTCGGCAATGAGAAGAACGCCCTGCCGAGGGTCAGGGGCAGGATCATCGGAAGAAAGGGAAGGACGAGGGAAATCATTGAGGAGATGAGCGGTGCTGACATTAGCGTCTATGGAAAGACTGTCGCGATAATCGGGAACCCGATACAGGTTGAAGTTGCCAAAACCGCCGTTGAGAAGCTCGCAAGGGGTTCCCCGCACGGTGTTGTTTACCGCTACCTTGAGCGGAGGAAGAAAGACCTCGAGCTTGAGGCCACAACTTACTATGAGGCCCTCGAGGGCAAACTGCCCGAAGACCTTGATGAATTTGAGGAAGAGGAGGAGTGA